The Chanos chanos chromosome 16, fChaCha1.1, whole genome shotgun sequence genome has a window encoding:
- the limd2 gene encoding LIM domain-containing protein 2, whose translation MDNRNASEDKPVQRSKSFSFKTQKETCTSCEKTVYPMERLVANNLIFHNSCFCCKHCKTKLSLTTFAALQGEFYCKPHFQQLFKSKGNYDEGFGRKQHKELWTSKEAENITKTA comes from the exons GACAACAGAAACGCCTCCGAAGACAAGCCTGTTCAGCGCTCCAAG TCTTTCAGTTTTAAGACGCAGAAAGAGACATGCACGTCATGCGAGAAGACTGTTTACCCAATGGAAAGGCTGGTAGCCAATAACCTCATCTTCCACAACTCCTGTTTCTGCTGCAAACACTGCAAGACCAAGCTCag TCTGACCACGTTCGCCGCCCTGCAGGGAGAGTTTTACTGTAAACCCCACTTCCAGCAGCTCTTCAAAAGCAAAGGCAACTACGACGAGGGCTTCGGCCGCAAGCAGCACAAGGAGCTGTGGACGTCCAAGGAAGCGGAGAACATCACCAAAACggcataa